The proteins below are encoded in one region of Saccopteryx leptura isolate mSacLep1 chromosome 1, mSacLep1_pri_phased_curated, whole genome shotgun sequence:
- the PTS gene encoding 6-pyruvoyl tetrahydrobiopterin synthase isoform X3 — translation MRGKSLSNEENLKLFGKCNNPNGHGHNYKVVVTVRGEVHAEYIYVIDPVTGMVMNLTDLKGYLEEAIMKPLDHKNLDLDVPYFADTVSTTENVAVCIWENLQKLLPEGILYKVKVYETDSNIVVYKGE, via the exons ATGCGGGG CAAATCTCTGAGTAATGAAGAAAACTTGAAATTGTTTGGGAAATGCAACAATCCAAATGGTCATGGGCACAATTATAAAG TTGTGGTGACAGTACGTGGAGAGGTACATGCTGAATATATCTATGTG ATTGATCCTGTTACAGGAATGGTTATGAATTTGACCGACCTCAAAGGGTATCTGGAG GAGGCAATTATGAAGCCCCTGGATCATAAGAATCTGGATCTAGATGTGCCTTACTTTGCAGATACTGTGAG cacGACAGAAAATGTAGCTGTATGTATCTGGGAAAACCTCCAGAAACTTCTTCCTGAGGGAATTCTTTATAAAGTAAAAGTATATGAAACTGACAGCAATATTGTAGTCTATAAAGGAGAATAG
- the PTS gene encoding 6-pyruvoyl tetrahydrobiopterin synthase isoform X2 produces the protein MNSAGFGRGRWARVSRLVSFSASHRLHSKSLSNEENLKLFGKCNNPNGHGHNYKVVVTVRGEIDPVTGMVMNLTDLKGYLEEAIMKPLDHKNLDLDVPYFADTVSTTENVAVCIWENLQKLLPEGILYKVKVYETDSNIVVYKGE, from the exons ATGAACTCTGCGGGCTTTGGCCGTGGGCGCTGGGCGCGAGTGTCCCGCCTTGTCTCTTTCAGCGCGAGCCACCGGCTCCACAG CAAATCTCTGAGTAATGAAGAAAACTTGAAATTGTTTGGGAAATGCAACAATCCAAATGGTCATGGGCACAATTATAAAG TTGTGGTGACAGTACGTGGAGAG ATTGATCCTGTTACAGGAATGGTTATGAATTTGACCGACCTCAAAGGGTATCTGGAG GAGGCAATTATGAAGCCCCTGGATCATAAGAATCTGGATCTAGATGTGCCTTACTTTGCAGATACTGTGAG cacGACAGAAAATGTAGCTGTATGTATCTGGGAAAACCTCCAGAAACTTCTTCCTGAGGGAATTCTTTATAAAGTAAAAGTATATGAAACTGACAGCAATATTGTAGTCTATAAAGGAGAATAG
- the PTS gene encoding 6-pyruvoyl tetrahydrobiopterin synthase isoform X1: protein MNSAGFGRGRWARVSRLVSFSASHRLHSKSLSNEENLKLFGKCNNPNGHGHNYKVVVTVRGEVHAEYIYVIDPVTGMVMNLTDLKGYLEEAIMKPLDHKNLDLDVPYFADTVSTTENVAVCIWENLQKLLPEGILYKVKVYETDSNIVVYKGE from the exons ATGAACTCTGCGGGCTTTGGCCGTGGGCGCTGGGCGCGAGTGTCCCGCCTTGTCTCTTTCAGCGCGAGCCACCGGCTCCACAG CAAATCTCTGAGTAATGAAGAAAACTTGAAATTGTTTGGGAAATGCAACAATCCAAATGGTCATGGGCACAATTATAAAG TTGTGGTGACAGTACGTGGAGAGGTACATGCTGAATATATCTATGTG ATTGATCCTGTTACAGGAATGGTTATGAATTTGACCGACCTCAAAGGGTATCTGGAG GAGGCAATTATGAAGCCCCTGGATCATAAGAATCTGGATCTAGATGTGCCTTACTTTGCAGATACTGTGAG cacGACAGAAAATGTAGCTGTATGTATCTGGGAAAACCTCCAGAAACTTCTTCCTGAGGGAATTCTTTATAAAGTAAAAGTATATGAAACTGACAGCAATATTGTAGTCTATAAAGGAGAATAG
- the PLET1 gene encoding placenta-expressed transcript 1 protein, whose protein sequence is MAALASTLLSLGLLLCLGLLLTPASAAQDSDSCMFFSSVFPTIGRGIRAHPAIYESSTNYTISVPVNNNINSVVLRALDTNNNSVGLWLHPDRSCNSSVLYRTRDSQDGLFMARWRSPSSVNVTTVEIQAFALNPYNEATFSYLKLKNQAMIISTLPSTVSKSRPTTTQIPTTTRIPTTTRILTTPRILTTPQVLTATSTLTVTRSLGNRIFLGPITDTVQILLIFLTSKLLF, encoded by the exons ATGGCAGCCCTTGCTTCCACACTGCTGTCCCTGGGGTTGCTTCTGTGTCTTGGACTGCTGTTGACTCCTGCCAGCGCGGCACAGGACAGTGACAGCTGCATGTTCTTCAGCTCAGTCTTCCCCACCATTGGCAGAGGCATCAGGGCCCATCCAGCCATCTATGAGAGCAGCACAAACTACACAA TCTCAGTTCCCGTGAATAACAACATCAACTCTGTGGTCCTGCGAGCACTGGACACAAACAACAACTCTGTGGGCCTCTGGCTTCACCCAGACCGTAGCTGCAACAGCAGTGTCCTGTATCGCACAAGGGACTCGCAGGATGGGCTCTTCATGGCCAGATGGAGGTCTCCTTCTTCAGTGAATGTAACCACAGTCGAGATACA AGCCTTCGCTCTCAATCCCTACAACGAGGCTACATTTTCTTACCTGAAACTGAAAAACCAAG caATGATCATAAGCACATTACCCTCCACGGTCTCCAAGTCCAGGCCAACCACAACCCAAATCCCAACCACAACCCGAATCCCAACCACAACCCGAATCCTAACCACACCCCGAATCCTAACCACACCCCAAGTCCTAACTGCAACTTCAACTCTAACCGTAACCAGAAGCTTGGGCAACAGAATCTTCCTTGGCCCCATCACAGACACTGTTCAGATCCTGCTCATCTTCCTCACCAGCAAACTCCTCTTCTAG